The Rhodopseudomonas palustris genome window below encodes:
- a CDS encoding response regulator, with the protein MNNDLKKRDIALVVDDSPETLRMLTDALDGAGMTVMVALDGAAAMRIVEQITPDIILLDAVMPGMDGFETCRRLKRSPGLSDVPVIFMTGLSESEHIVRGLEAGGVDYVTKPIAIVEMLARIRVHLNNARVSQSARAALDVSGRFLLAVDRLGKVLWATPQAQKLLAADGAPKDGLRLDLPKPWLEWLEQVHTGLAQPKMPMKSSMLRNDELRLQYMGKLGPNEFLLRLGRDTATEAPAQFSAEFGLTSRESEVLAWLSKGKTNRDIAQILGLSPRTVDKHLEQIYAKLGVENRTAAAAIATNASRRD; encoded by the coding sequence ATGAACAATGATTTGAAAAAGCGCGATATCGCTCTGGTCGTCGACGACTCTCCCGAGACGCTGCGGATGCTGACCGACGCGCTCGACGGCGCTGGCATGACCGTGATGGTCGCGCTCGACGGTGCAGCGGCGATGCGGATCGTCGAACAGATTACGCCGGACATCATTCTGCTCGACGCGGTGATGCCCGGCATGGACGGCTTCGAGACCTGCCGAAGGCTGAAGCGCAGTCCCGGTCTGTCCGACGTGCCGGTGATCTTCATGACCGGACTGTCGGAGTCCGAGCACATCGTGCGCGGCCTGGAAGCCGGCGGCGTCGATTACGTCACCAAGCCGATCGCGATCGTCGAGATGCTGGCGCGGATCCGCGTGCATCTGAACAACGCCCGCGTCAGCCAGAGCGCTCGCGCAGCGCTGGATGTTTCGGGACGTTTCCTGCTCGCGGTCGACCGGCTCGGCAAGGTGCTGTGGGCGACGCCGCAGGCCCAGAAACTGCTCGCCGCAGACGGCGCGCCGAAGGATGGGCTGCGGCTCGATCTGCCGAAGCCGTGGCTCGAATGGCTGGAGCAAGTGCACACCGGCCTCGCCCAGCCGAAGATGCCGATGAAATCCTCGATGCTGCGCAACGACGAGCTGCGGCTACAGTACATGGGCAAGCTCGGGCCCAACGAATTCCTGCTGCGGCTGGGCCGCGACACCGCGACCGAAGCGCCGGCGCAGTTCTCAGCCGAATTCGGCCTCACCAGCCGCGAAAGCGAAGTGCTGGCATGGCTGAGCAAGGGCAAGACCAACCGCGACATCGCGCAGATCCTGGGGCTCAGTCCGCGCACCGTCGACAAGCACCTCGAGCAGATCTACGCCAAGCTCGGCGTCGAAAACCGCACCGCCGCGGCGGCGATCGCCACCAATGCGAGCCGCCGAGACTAG
- a CDS encoding hybrid sensor histidine kinase/response regulator, producing MAGRQRIDRVRRQYNQWVANQTLEDYALRFTAKSSRRWSAARVANTALGAISFLALEAIGGTITLNYGVTNATAAILVVSVIIFCCGLPIAYHAAKGGVDIDLLTRGAGFGYIGSTVTSLIYASFTFLFFAIEAVILANALELCFGLPLPIGYFFSAVVIIPVVTYGITLISRFQLWTQPFWILLHILPFVAIAVKSPESFAAWTRFAGEQGSPDGKLDLLLFGTAASVVFALVAQIGEQVDFLRFLPRDRRASRGAWWVAMISAGPGWIVPGALKLLAGSFLAYFALSRGAPPDQAAEPAHMYLEAFRTVLEQPGLVLALTGAFVILSQIKINVTNAYAGSIAWSNFFSRLTHSHPGRVVWLVFNVLVALLLMEIGVYKALEHTLALYSNVAIAWVGALVSDLVVNRPLGLRPKHMEFKRAHLYDINPVGVGSMTIATVVSISAFYGVFGPTAKALAPFVALMVAFVTAPMIAFVTGGRFYIARKPKRAWQGVESIKCCICEHSFEAEDMASCPAYAGPICSLCCSLDARCHDLCKPHARIDAQFTDALGKMLPQRAYALLNSQVGHYLTVFAVSIGLIGLSLFLIYLQVATANETQQIELAEILWKLFFALTIIVGVVSWLFVLARLSRQAAEAETRRQTQLLMQEIDAHRQTDAELQRAKEAAESANLAKSRYVVGLSHELRSPLNAISGYAQLLEQDNTLPPRPRDQIRLMRRSADHLSGLIDGLLDISKIEAGRLYLSRDEVRFGEFLDQLVGMFRLQAAAKDIEFVFKRPQYLPPMVYADEKRLRQVLINLLSNAIKFTQEGSVHFIVHYRNPVAELEVRDTGPGIHADDLERIFAPFERGALGAAQPHTGTGLGLTISKLLAGVMGGDLTVTSTPGKGSTFRVKLLLSEVTNPTRTRSIRAPVLGYHGARKTILVTDDDPAQRGLLQDTLAPLGFIVLVATDGYSCIDLAEHCQPDLFLLDISMPGMDGWTVAETLRTQGHHNARILMLSASALEAHGTLLSQPFHDAYLMKPVDIPRLLELIGQLLKIDWIYKGEASAAAQNATEIQHPPMQHVEELIELGKIGYIRGIESKLDQIHTDYPETWAFVSQMRTMVEQFDLDSYMKTLNTLYRHEQ from the coding sequence GTGGCGGGGCGGCAGCGCATAGATCGCGTTCGGCGCCAGTACAATCAGTGGGTCGCCAACCAGACCCTCGAAGACTACGCGCTTCGCTTTACTGCCAAGAGTTCGCGCCGGTGGTCGGCAGCCCGCGTCGCCAACACGGCGCTCGGCGCGATTTCGTTCCTGGCCCTGGAAGCGATCGGCGGCACCATCACGCTGAACTATGGCGTCACCAACGCCACCGCGGCGATCCTGGTGGTCAGCGTGATCATCTTCTGCTGCGGCCTGCCGATCGCGTACCATGCGGCCAAAGGCGGCGTCGATATCGACCTGCTGACCCGAGGCGCCGGCTTCGGCTACATCGGCTCGACGGTCACGTCGCTGATCTATGCCTCGTTCACCTTCCTGTTCTTCGCGATCGAGGCGGTGATCCTCGCCAACGCGCTGGAACTGTGCTTCGGCCTGCCGCTGCCGATCGGCTACTTCTTCAGCGCGGTGGTGATCATCCCGGTGGTGACCTATGGCATCACGCTGATCAGCCGGTTCCAGCTTTGGACCCAGCCGTTCTGGATTCTGCTGCACATCCTCCCGTTCGTCGCGATCGCAGTGAAGAGCCCGGAGTCGTTCGCCGCCTGGACACGCTTTGCCGGCGAGCAAGGCAGCCCGGATGGCAAGCTGGATCTGCTGCTGTTCGGCACCGCGGCTTCGGTGGTGTTCGCGCTGGTGGCGCAGATCGGCGAGCAGGTCGACTTCCTGCGCTTCCTGCCGCGCGATCGCCGGGCCTCGCGGGGTGCCTGGTGGGTGGCGATGATCAGCGCCGGCCCGGGCTGGATCGTGCCCGGCGCGCTGAAGCTGCTGGCCGGATCATTCCTGGCCTATTTCGCGCTCAGCCGCGGCGCACCGCCGGATCAGGCGGCCGAGCCGGCGCACATGTATCTCGAGGCGTTCCGCACTGTGCTGGAGCAGCCCGGCCTGGTGCTGGCGCTGACCGGCGCGTTCGTGATCCTGTCGCAGATCAAGATCAACGTCACCAACGCCTATGCGGGTTCGATCGCCTGGTCGAACTTCTTTTCGCGGCTGACCCACAGCCATCCTGGCCGCGTCGTCTGGCTGGTGTTCAACGTGCTGGTGGCGCTGCTGTTGATGGAGATCGGCGTCTATAAGGCGCTGGAGCACACGCTCGCGCTCTACTCCAACGTCGCGATCGCCTGGGTCGGCGCCCTGGTGTCCGATCTCGTGGTCAACCGGCCGCTCGGGCTGCGGCCGAAGCACATGGAGTTCAAGCGCGCGCACCTCTACGACATCAATCCGGTCGGCGTCGGCTCGATGACGATCGCGACCGTGGTGTCGATCAGCGCGTTCTATGGCGTGTTCGGGCCGACCGCGAAGGCGCTGGCGCCGTTCGTGGCGCTGATGGTCGCGTTCGTCACCGCGCCGATGATCGCCTTCGTGACCGGCGGCCGGTTCTACATCGCGCGCAAGCCGAAGCGGGCTTGGCAGGGCGTCGAGTCGATCAAATGCTGTATCTGCGAGCACTCGTTCGAAGCGGAGGATATGGCGTCCTGCCCGGCCTATGCGGGGCCGATTTGCTCGCTGTGTTGCTCGCTCGATGCCCGCTGCCACGACCTGTGCAAGCCGCACGCGCGGATCGACGCGCAGTTCACCGATGCGCTCGGCAAGATGCTGCCGCAGCGGGCCTACGCGCTGCTGAACTCGCAGGTCGGTCACTATCTGACCGTGTTCGCGGTCTCGATCGGGCTGATCGGGCTGTCGCTGTTTCTGATCTATCTACAGGTCGCGACCGCCAACGAAACGCAGCAGATCGAGCTCGCCGAGATTCTGTGGAAGCTGTTCTTCGCGCTCACCATCATCGTCGGCGTGGTGAGCTGGCTGTTCGTGCTGGCGCGGCTGAGCCGACAGGCGGCCGAGGCCGAGACGCGGCGACAGACCCAGCTGCTGATGCAGGAGATCGACGCTCACCGCCAGACCGACGCCGAGCTGCAGCGCGCGAAGGAAGCGGCCGAGTCCGCCAACCTCGCCAAGAGCCGCTACGTCGTCGGCCTCAGCCACGAGCTGCGTTCGCCGCTCAACGCCATCAGCGGCTACGCGCAGCTCTTGGAGCAGGACAACACCCTACCGCCGCGGCCGCGGGACCAGATCCGGCTGATGCGGCGCAGCGCCGATCATCTGTCGGGGCTGATCGACGGCCTGCTCGATATCTCGAAAATCGAGGCCGGCCGGCTGTATCTATCGCGCGACGAGGTGCGGTTCGGCGAATTCCTCGATCAGCTCGTCGGCATGTTCCGGCTGCAGGCGGCCGCCAAGGACATCGAGTTCGTGTTCAAGCGGCCGCAATATCTGCCGCCGATGGTCTATGCCGACGAGAAGCGGCTGCGTCAGGTGCTGATCAACCTGCTGTCGAACGCCATCAAGTTTACCCAGGAAGGCAGCGTCCACTTCATCGTGCACTACCGCAACCCGGTGGCCGAACTCGAAGTGCGCGACACCGGCCCAGGCATTCATGCGGATGATCTGGAGCGCATTTTCGCGCCGTTCGAGCGCGGCGCGCTCGGTGCCGCGCAGCCCCACACCGGCACCGGCCTCGGCCTCACCATCAGCAAGCTGCTCGCCGGCGTGATGGGCGGCGACCTTACTGTCACCTCGACGCCTGGCAAAGGATCGACCTTCCGGGTCAAGCTGCTGCTGTCCGAGGTCACCAATCCGACCCGCACCCGCTCGATCCGCGCCCCGGTGCTTGGCTATCACGGCGCCCGCAAAACCATCCTGGTGACCGACGACGATCCGGCGCAGCGCGGCCTACTGCAGGACACGCTGGCGCCGCTCGGCTTCATCGTGCTGGTGGCGACCGACGGTTATTCCTGTATCGACCTCGCCGAGCACTGCCAGCCCGACCTTTTCCTGCTCGATATCTCGATGCCAGGGATGGACGGCTGGACCGTGGCCGAAACGCTGCGCACCCAAGGCCATCATAACGCGCGCATCCTGATGCTGTCCGCGAGTGCGCTGGAGGCGCACGGCACGCTGCTGTCGCAGCCGTTTCACGACGCCTATCTGATGAAGCCGGTCGACATTCCACGACTACTCGAACTGATCGGCCAGTTGCTCAAGATCGACTGGATCTACAAGGGCGAGGCGAGCGCCGCGGCACAGAATGCCACCGAGATTCAACATCCGCCGATGCAGCACGTCGAGGAATTGATCGAGCTCGGCAAGATCGGCTACATCCGCGGAATCGAATCCAAGCTCGATCAGATCCACACCGATTATCCGGAGACTTGGGCGTTCGTGTCGCAGATGCGAACGATGGTGGAGCAGTTCGACCTCGATTCCTACATGAAGACGCTGAACACGCTGTATCGCCATGAACAATGA
- the urtA gene encoding urea ABC transporter substrate-binding protein — protein MSDENKTGLNSPLRRKLLMGMAAIPALTMLPRTSFAQAPATSAVNTTGLAVTDTEVTVGILHSVTGTMAISETGSVQAEKLAIEQINAAGGVLGRKIKYIQEDGASDWPTFAEKAKKLLVNDKCAAVMGCWTSASRKAVLPVFEQYNGMLYYPTFYEGLEQSKNVIYTGQEATQQIIAGLDWVNKTKGAKSFYLLGSDYIWPRTSNKIARKHIENHLQGCKVVGEEYFPLGHTQFNSVINKIKLTKPDVIYAIIVGGSNVAFYKQLKAAGIDLSKQTLLTISVTEDEIDGIGGENIAGAYACMKYFQSLDNPNNKKFVEEFHKMWGPKTVIGDVTQAAYLGPWLWKLTVEKAGSFDIDKVAAASPGVEFKGAPEGYVRIHENHHLWSKTRVGRAKADGQYELIYETADLVEPDPFPKGYQ, from the coding sequence ATGTCAGACGAAAACAAGACGGGCCTGAATTCGCCGCTCCGGCGTAAACTGTTGATGGGGATGGCGGCGATTCCCGCCCTCACGATGTTGCCGCGGACGTCGTTCGCGCAGGCGCCTGCAACTTCTGCGGTCAATACGACCGGACTCGCGGTGACGGATACTGAGGTCACGGTCGGCATCCTGCATTCGGTGACCGGCACCATGGCGATCTCGGAGACCGGCTCGGTGCAGGCCGAGAAGCTGGCGATCGAACAGATCAACGCCGCGGGCGGCGTGCTCGGCCGCAAGATCAAGTACATCCAGGAAGACGGCGCCTCCGACTGGCCGACCTTCGCCGAAAAGGCCAAGAAGCTCCTGGTCAACGACAAGTGCGCCGCGGTTATGGGCTGCTGGACCTCGGCCTCGCGCAAGGCGGTGCTGCCGGTGTTCGAGCAGTACAACGGCATGCTGTACTACCCGACCTTCTATGAAGGCCTCGAGCAGTCCAAGAACGTCATCTACACCGGCCAGGAAGCCACCCAGCAGATCATCGCCGGCCTCGATTGGGTGAACAAGACCAAGGGCGCCAAGAGCTTCTACCTGCTCGGCTCCGACTACATCTGGCCGCGTACCTCGAACAAGATCGCCCGCAAGCACATCGAGAACCATCTGCAGGGCTGCAAGGTCGTCGGCGAAGAGTACTTCCCGCTCGGCCACACCCAGTTCAACTCGGTGATCAACAAGATCAAGCTGACCAAGCCGGACGTGATCTACGCGATCATCGTCGGCGGTTCGAACGTCGCGTTCTACAAGCAGCTCAAGGCGGCCGGCATCGATCTGTCGAAGCAGACGCTGCTGACGATCTCGGTGACCGAGGACGAAATCGACGGCATCGGCGGCGAAAACATCGCTGGCGCCTACGCCTGCATGAAGTACTTCCAGTCGCTCGACAACCCGAACAACAAGAAGTTCGTCGAGGAATTCCACAAGATGTGGGGGCCGAAGACGGTGATCGGAGACGTCACCCAGGCTGCCTATCTCGGCCCGTGGCTGTGGAAGTTGACGGTGGAAAAGGCTGGCTCGTTCGATATCGACAAGGTCGCGGCGGCCTCGCCGGGTGTCGAGTTCAAGGGCGCGCCGGAAGGTTACGTCCGGATCCACGAGAACCACCATCTGTGGTCGAAGACCCGCGTCGGTCGCGCCAAGGCGGACGGTCAGTACGAGCTGATCTACGAAACCGCCGACCTGGTCGAGCCCGATCCGTTCCCGAAGGGCTACCAGTAA
- the urtB gene encoding urea ABC transporter permease subunit UrtB has product MFGEYSIGDLGAIFAMQGFAGLILFSVYVLMALGLAIIFGQMGVINMAHGEFMILGAYVTWMTSNFFQAYLPSLFSGYFFIAMILAFIASGSLGMLVEWALIRHLYKRPLDTLLATWGLSLILQQAYRSIFGAREVGVELPQWMLGSKQVTDSIEIPINGMFVMALTALITVAVFYVLFWSRWGRQVRAVVQNRVMAGAVGINTERVDRFTFGLGCGIAGIAGSAFTMIGSTGPTSGQLYIVDTFLVVVFGGAASLFGTIASAFSISQAQSTMEFFMSGSMAKVLTLLAIVAILMVRPQGLFALKVRK; this is encoded by the coding sequence ATGTTCGGCGAATATTCGATTGGCGATCTCGGCGCGATCTTCGCGATGCAGGGCTTCGCGGGGCTCATTCTGTTTTCCGTCTACGTGCTGATGGCCCTCGGCCTCGCGATCATCTTCGGCCAGATGGGCGTCATCAACATGGCCCACGGCGAGTTCATGATCCTGGGCGCCTACGTCACCTGGATGACGTCGAACTTCTTCCAAGCCTATTTGCCGTCGCTCTTCTCTGGCTACTTCTTCATCGCGATGATCCTCGCATTCATCGCCTCGGGCTCGCTGGGGATGCTGGTCGAGTGGGCGCTGATCCGCCATCTCTATAAGCGTCCGCTCGACACCCTGCTGGCGACCTGGGGGCTGTCGCTGATCCTGCAGCAGGCCTACCGGTCGATCTTCGGCGCGCGCGAGGTCGGCGTCGAGCTGCCGCAGTGGATGCTGGGCTCCAAGCAGGTCACCGATTCGATCGAGATCCCGATCAACGGCATGTTCGTGATGGCGCTGACCGCGCTGATCACCGTCGCGGTATTCTATGTCCTGTTCTGGTCGCGCTGGGGCCGCCAGGTTCGCGCCGTGGTGCAGAACCGCGTGATGGCCGGCGCCGTCGGCATCAACACCGAGCGGGTCGACCGCTTCACCTTCGGCCTCGGCTGCGGCATCGCCGGCATCGCGGGCAGTGCCTTCACCATGATCGGTTCGACCGGGCCGACCTCGGGCCAGCTCTACATCGTCGACACCTTCCTGGTCGTGGTGTTCGGCGGCGCCGCCAGTCTGTTCGGCACCATCGCTTCGGCCTTCAGCATCTCCCAGGCGCAGTCGACCATGGAGTTCTTCATGTCCGGCTCGATGGCCAAGGTGCTGACGCTGCTCGCCATCGTCGCGATCTTGATGGTGCGGCCGCAAGGTCTGTTCGCCCTCAAGGTCCGCAAGTAA
- the urtC gene encoding urea ABC transporter permease subunit UrtC gives MESPRFLSRADLLGLAVLAVLLVVILPLSLDVFRLNLVAKYLTYAFVAIGLVLCWGFGGILSLGQGVFFGLGGYCMAMYLKLEASSVENTKIQSTPGIPDFMDWNQITHLPWFWQPFHSLTVTVIAILVVPAVFAFLIGAAMFKRRVGGVYFAIITQAIAAIMTILIIGQQGYTGGINGITDLRTLKGWDIRPDHAKVVLYFVEVAFLFGAILLALFVRHSKLGRILVAMREKEDRVRFSGYSVANFKIFAFCLAAMFAAVGGAMFTLNVGFMSPSFVGIVPSIEMVIYTAVGGRLSIFGAIYGTLVVNFAKTSLSESFPQLWLFGLGALFITVVLIFPNGLAGIWRDYVQPLFGKLISKRKPGSDPTGGKSFGRVADGAPAE, from the coding sequence ATGGAAAGCCCGCGCTTTCTCAGTCGTGCCGATCTGCTCGGTCTCGCCGTCCTCGCCGTGCTCCTGGTGGTGATCCTGCCGCTGTCGCTGGACGTATTCCGCCTCAACCTCGTCGCCAAGTATCTGACCTACGCCTTCGTGGCGATCGGCCTGGTGCTGTGCTGGGGCTTCGGCGGCATTCTCAGCCTCGGCCAGGGCGTGTTCTTCGGCCTCGGCGGCTACTGCATGGCGATGTATCTCAAGCTGGAAGCTTCCAGCGTCGAGAACACCAAGATCCAGTCGACGCCGGGCATCCCGGACTTCATGGACTGGAACCAGATCACGCATCTGCCCTGGTTCTGGCAGCCGTTCCATAGCCTTACCGTCACGGTGATTGCCATCCTGGTGGTGCCCGCGGTGTTCGCCTTCCTGATCGGCGCGGCGATGTTCAAGCGCCGGGTCGGCGGCGTGTACTTCGCCATCATCACTCAGGCGATCGCCGCGATCATGACCATCCTGATCATCGGTCAGCAGGGCTACACCGGCGGCATCAACGGCATTACCGACCTGCGCACGTTGAAGGGCTGGGACATCCGTCCGGATCACGCCAAGGTGGTGCTGTACTTCGTCGAAGTCGCGTTCCTGTTCGGCGCGATCCTGCTGGCGCTGTTCGTGCGGCACTCCAAGCTCGGCCGCATCCTGGTGGCGATGCGCGAGAAGGAGGATCGGGTTCGGTTCTCCGGCTACAGCGTCGCCAACTTCAAGATCTTCGCGTTCTGCCTCGCGGCGATGTTCGCGGCGGTCGGCGGCGCGATGTTCACCCTCAACGTCGGTTTCATGTCACCGTCATTCGTCGGCATCGTGCCGTCGATCGAAATGGTGATCTACACCGCCGTCGGCGGGCGGCTGTCGATCTTCGGCGCGATCTATGGAACGCTCGTGGTCAACTTCGCCAAGACCTCGCTCTCGGAATCCTTCCCGCAGCTCTGGCTGTTCGGTCTCGGCGCCTTGTTCATCACGGTGGTGCTGATCTTCCCGAATGGTCTTGCCGGCATCTGGCGCGATTACGTCCAGCCGCTGTTCGGCAAGCTGATCTCCAAGCGAAAGCCCGGTTCGGATCCTACCGGCGGCAAGTCGTTCGGCCGGGTGGCCGACGGTGCCCCGGCGGAATGA
- the urtD gene encoding urea ABC transporter ATP-binding protein UrtD gives MLIGHQPPEFLLAVEGLTVSFDGFKAVNDLSFYVEENEIRVIIGPNGAGKTTVLDLICGKTKATSGAIHFRGKDLTKMKENEIVQAGVGRKFQTPSIYEDLTVFENLEISYPQGRSVFGALAFQRTAAVRERVEEVAEAIFLKDKLGMSADLLSHGQKQWLEIGMLLIQDPDLLMLDEPVAGMSVSERVKTAELLHTIIKDRSVLVIEHDMKFVEDIAHKVTVLHQGQILSEGSMDTVKNDPKVIEVYLGH, from the coding sequence ATGCTGATCGGCCATCAACCGCCCGAATTCCTGCTCGCCGTGGAAGGGCTCACCGTTTCGTTCGACGGCTTCAAGGCGGTCAACGATCTGTCCTTCTACGTCGAGGAGAACGAGATCCGTGTGATCATCGGCCCCAACGGCGCCGGCAAGACCACTGTGCTGGATCTGATCTGCGGCAAGACCAAAGCGACCTCCGGTGCGATCCACTTCCGCGGCAAGGATCTCACCAAGATGAAGGAGAACGAGATCGTCCAGGCCGGGGTCGGCCGCAAATTCCAGACGCCGTCGATCTATGAAGACCTCACGGTGTTCGAAAATCTGGAGATCTCCTATCCGCAGGGCCGCTCGGTGTTCGGCGCGCTGGCGTTCCAGCGCACCGCTGCGGTGCGCGAGCGCGTTGAGGAGGTCGCCGAAGCGATCTTCCTGAAGGACAAGCTCGGCATGAGCGCCGATCTGCTCAGCCACGGCCAGAAGCAGTGGCTCGAGATCGGTATGCTGCTGATCCAAGACCCCGACCTGTTGATGCTCGACGAGCCGGTGGCCGGCATGAGCGTGTCCGAGCGCGTCAAGACCGCCGAACTGCTCCACACGATCATCAAAGACCGCTCGGTGCTGGTGATCGAGCACGACATGAAGTTCGTCGAAGACATCGCCCACAAGGTCACCGTGCTGCACCAGGGCCAGATCTTGTCCGAAGGCTCGATGGACACGGTGAAGAACGATCCGAAGGTCATCGAAGTCTATCTCGGCCACTAG
- the urtE gene encoding urea ABC transporter ATP-binding subunit UrtE — MLAINDLHVAYGQSEVLHGLNIDVAPNEIVAIMGRNGMGKTTLMKSLMGIIPQRKGSIAMNGIELGGLKSYERVAKGLAYVPQGRMIFSTMTVKENIETGLAASGDSEVPADIYELFPVLLEMKGRRGGNLSGGQQQQLAIARALATKPKVLLLDEPTEGIQPSIIREMARTLKRIRDSRGLSIIVSEQVLSFALDVADRVLVIENGEIVRDEPRASVDEAQVAKYLSV; from the coding sequence ATGCTCGCTATCAACGATCTGCACGTCGCCTATGGCCAGAGCGAGGTGTTGCACGGGCTCAATATCGATGTCGCGCCGAATGAGATCGTCGCGATCATGGGCCGCAACGGCATGGGCAAGACCACGCTGATGAAGTCGCTGATGGGCATCATCCCGCAGCGCAAGGGCTCGATTGCGATGAACGGCATCGAGCTCGGCGGTCTGAAGAGCTACGAGCGCGTGGCCAAGGGACTCGCTTACGTGCCGCAGGGGCGGATGATCTTCTCCACCATGACGGTGAAGGAGAACATCGAAACCGGGCTTGCGGCCTCCGGCGACAGCGAAGTGCCGGCGGACATCTACGAGCTGTTCCCGGTGCTACTCGAAATGAAGGGGCGGCGCGGCGGCAATCTGTCGGGCGGCCAGCAGCAGCAACTTGCGATCGCGCGCGCGCTCGCGACCAAGCCGAAGGTGCTGCTGCTCGACGAGCCGACCGAGGGCATCCAGCCGTCGATCATTCGCGAGATGGCGCGCACCTTGAAGCGCATCCGCGACAGCCGAGGTCTTTCGATCATCGTCTCCGAACAGGTGCTGAGCTTCGCGCTCGACGTCGCCGATCGGGTGCTGGTGATCGAAAACGGCGAAATCGTTCGCGATGAGCCGCGCGCCAGCGTCGATGAGGCGCAGGTCGCGAAATATCTGTCCGTCTAG
- the fmdA gene encoding formamidase produces MPETLIKVDLTQSAYDNEMVHNRWHPDIPMAAWVNPGDDFIVETYDWTGGFIKNNDSADDVRDIDLSIVHFLSGPIGVKGAEPGDLLVVDLLDIGPKAESMWGFNGFFSKQNGGGFLTDHFPLAQKSIWDFKGMYTSSRHIPGVNFAGLIHPGLIGCLPDPKLLSAWNERETALIATNPTRVPGLANPPFGPTAHMGKLKGDDKAKAAAEGARTVPPREHGGNCDIKDLSRGSKIYFPVYVPGGGLSMGDLHFSQGDGEITFCGAIEMAGWLHIKVDIIKDGVSKYGIKNPIFKPSPVTPNYKDYLIFEGISVDEQGQQHYLDVTVAYRQACLNAIEYLKKFGYSGAQAYSILGTAPVQGHISGVVDVPNACATLWLPTEIFDFDMMPTSAGPVKAIKGDVQMPISPDK; encoded by the coding sequence ATGCCAGAGACATTGATTAAGGTCGATCTCACGCAGTCCGCTTACGACAACGAGATGGTCCACAACCGTTGGCATCCGGACATTCCGATGGCCGCGTGGGTCAATCCGGGCGACGACTTCATTGTCGAGACCTATGATTGGACCGGCGGTTTCATCAAGAACAACGACTCGGCCGACGACGTTCGCGACATCGACCTGTCGATCGTGCACTTCCTGTCAGGCCCTATCGGCGTCAAGGGCGCCGAGCCCGGCGACCTTCTGGTCGTCGACCTGCTCGACATCGGCCCGAAGGCCGAGAGCATGTGGGGCTTCAACGGCTTCTTCTCCAAGCAGAACGGCGGCGGCTTCCTCACCGACCACTTCCCGCTGGCGCAGAAGTCGATCTGGGACTTCAAGGGCATGTACACCTCTTCGCGCCACATCCCCGGCGTGAACTTCGCCGGCCTGATCCATCCCGGCCTGATCGGCTGCTTGCCCGATCCGAAGCTGCTGTCGGCGTGGAACGAGCGTGAGACCGCGCTGATCGCCACCAACCCGACCCGCGTGCCTGGCCTCGCCAATCCGCCGTTCGGCCCGACCGCCCACATGGGCAAGCTCAAGGGCGACGACAAGGCCAAGGCTGCGGCCGAAGGCGCCCGTACCGTGCCGCCGCGCGAACACGGCGGCAACTGCGACATCAAGGATCTGTCGCGCGGTTCGAAGATTTACTTCCCGGTCTATGTGCCGGGCGGCGGTCTTTCGATGGGCGATCTGCACTTCAGCCAGGGCGACGGCGAGATCACCTTCTGCGGTGCGATCGAGATGGCCGGTTGGCTGCACATCAAGGTCGACATCATTAAGGACGGCGTCTCGAAGTACGGCATCAAGAACCCGATCTTCAAGCCGTCGCCGGTGACACCGAACTACAAGGACTATCTGATCTTCGAAGGCATCTCGGTCGACGAGCAGGGTCAGCAGCACTACCTCGACGTCACCGTGGCGTATCGTCAGGCCTGTCTCAATGCGATCGAATACCTGAAGAAGTTCGGCTACTCGGGCGCCCAAGCGTACTCGATTCTCGGCACCGCGCCGGTGCAGGGCCACATCTCGGGCGTCGTCGACGTCCCGAACGCCTGCGCCACGCTGTGGCTCCCGACCGAGATCTTCGACTTCGACATGATGCCGACCTCGGCCGGTCCGGTGAAGGCGATCAAGGGCGACGTCCAGATGCCGATCTCGCCGGATAAATAA
- a CDS encoding FmdB family zinc ribbon protein, which translates to MPVYEYMCDACGPFTDLRPMAECDDPQLCPTCETSSPRVILTAPNFSCMPASQRNAHATNEKSRNAPMTVGEYKAKHAPGCSCCSGIKKPARLQTRTKSGAKGFPTARPWMISH; encoded by the coding sequence ATGCCTGTTTATGAATATATGTGCGACGCCTGCGGGCCGTTCACCGATCTGCGGCCGATGGCCGAATGCGACGATCCGCAGCTCTGCCCGACCTGCGAGACCTCGTCGCCGCGGGTGATCCTCACGGCGCCAAATTTCTCCTGCATGCCGGCGTCGCAGCGCAACGCACACGCCACCAACGAGAAGAGCCGCAACGCACCGATGACGGTCGGCGAATACAAAGCCAAACACGCGCCGGGCTGCAGTTGCTGTTCGGGGATCAAAAAGCCGGCCCGGCTGCAGACCCGCACCAAGAGCGGCGCCAAAGGCTTCCCCACCGCGCGGCCGTGGATGATCAGCCACTGA